CCCGCATCCAGTATAGCGACCTCATATCCGTTACCAAGTTTTGATAACCAAAGGTCGTGCCGCGTTCAGTAAAAAGAAAGTTTTCGCAGCCCACGCTGACGAGTTTTTCAGCGATGTTTTTCACATCCCAGGGGGCCATGAACTGGCCCTTCTTCACATTCACCGCGCGCCCGGTCTCACCGGCGGTGAGGATGAGGTCCGTCTGGCGACTGAGAAAGGCCGGAATTTGCAGCAGATCAATGTGCTCGGCGGCGATCTTTGCCTCCTCAGGCGAATGCACGTCTGTGGTCACAGGCACGCCCAGCTTTGCGCCGATCTCGGCCAGGATGCGGCAGCCTTTTTCCACGCCCAGACCACGATACGAACTGATGGCGCTGCGATTCGCCTTGTCATAGGAGGCCTTAAAGACCCATTTCAGGCGCAGGCTGTTGGCGATGGCCCCCAGCTTCTCGGCCACATCCCAAATGAATTCCTCACTCTCGATGACACAGGGACCGAGAATGAACAACGGCTGCGTGCCATCCACCGGCACGGAACCCACCTTAACAACAGGGAGAGAGAGCATGAGAGATCAAAAAAAGCCGCCCAGCAGCAGTACACCGCCGCGCGATGACCAGGATAGCGAGGCCCGCCAGTTCTGACAACAAGCAAGTGCAGCAAGTGTGAAGGGCAGGCCTAGGATCTATTTCTGATCGCTCCCTTGCTGTTTCCCATGCAGGCTGGTTGCATGTCACCTTATTATCAGACTCTGCGGAGAGCGTTGGGGCAGGAGCTTTTAATGAAGGAACAAGACTCTTGAACACATGGGTGTTCATAGGACTATACGGTCACGGCACCTCATGCGTTTGAATACCGTGGAACAGCAAGGCTAGTCGTTGTTGCTAACGCTTATTCTACTTAGTCTTTTGATGGGTTTCTGACTTGAGCAGATGAGCATCAGACGCAGCATCTAGCGATTCCGCAAAAAGGAAAATCATCCCCTTAAATTTTTCTCCTAACTGCTTCGAAACAGACAGCCAAGCAAATGCAGCTAAAAATGCAATCACTGTAAATGTGACTAACAGGATCATGAACGGGCTATCTTTGATTCTTTTCATTGTTAGCACTTGGTGCCACGCTTAAATGGCATACGCAAGTGCTGCCCTCCATCACGGTCGAGGGATTGAATTTTGTATGAGGACTTCGCTCATGCCTTTTTCCCACCTCACAACTAGCTTCCCCGGAATTGGTTTCGAGAAAAGTTTGAAACTATGTTTAGGCTCATATGACAATTGAAATTTATCTGCATCAAGATCAATAAAATTGAACTTAATACCCTGAGTGTCACAAAATAATCCCATTTCGTCAAAATCCTTCACCAATTGAACAGGCAGTCTCTCGTTCAATTGGTGATACTCTTTGAGAGCATTCGCCAGGACAACAACCCTTTTCTGACCAAACCCGGCTTCGTATCGTCTGACGATATCAATGAAGCTACTGATGGATACACTAACAATGAGTAAGGTTATAAAAAGCACTCCAACTTTTATCCGTTTTATCTTCATACCTAATGTTGCCTTCCTGGTTAAGCACTGATTGCCTCGCATCTTTTATTATGGCAAGCATTGATTGCCTGGCATCTTTTACTCTATTCATGGTTAACACTAATTCCCTTTCATCTGTTGAAGAGTCCCAAAAAATCCCCCACCGCGAACACGATCGAGCAGCGGCTTAACTGAGTGCCATTCTTGCCTGGCATCGTTTTGGTCGCCGGGCCGCCCAGTGAAAAAGGCAACGTTAGCAGTATGCAAATCAGTCTCGTCATACGGCAGGTCATAGGTTGATGAATCCTAGTTGGGGTTTAGGGCGGCGGCAATTCATGAACAGGACGCATCTTGAGCATCGCCGCAGCCAACGGAGCGTAAACCAAAGCGTGCTTTTGCTTGCACCAATCTTGGAACTCAGCTGCTGCTGAATCGAAACCCACAATGTCGCCACGTCTGGCCAAAATAGCCATCAATACAGGAAAGCGGGTAAGACGATCGGATGTTGCCCATTTCATCGGATCACTGTCAGCAAGACCGATGAAGAGTGCTTGTTCATCCGAAAACTTATCTAGCCACGGAATCACATCGGATTTGATTGCCTCTGCATAGGCTTCCGCAAAGGCACTTACGGAGGCAGGATCGAGACCAAACCCGTGAGCCAAGGTTTGATTTTGCAGCAGACCGTCGCAATTCACGGTAAGTGTTGCATGGAGCTTCACTTCCTTCGGTTGCAAGAAGGGGTGATATTGCGAGTAAAGCGATTCAATTTGTTCATGTCGAACTTGTGCATGGGCGGCAAGTTTACCAATGCCTTGTGACGCCGTCGGCAGAACTTCAAGCGCGATTGCCTGCCAACCGTTGTCAGTCAATCGGAACAATTTGCCTTCTCGCTTCTTGAATTTGAAGCTTGGAATTTGCTCGACAATCAGCTGACCAACTCGTTCTGTAAAATGCTTCATCATCTTCTCAAATTCGAGGCATTAACTTCAAAGGTTCTAATCGGGCCGGTAGGTGTTCCACTCGGATACCTGGCAGCGGCAAAGCGGCTTCCCGAGCACTGAGTGCCCGGCATCTTTTTTTCTTTTGGCATCTTTTTTCTTTCTTAATAATTCTCATACGGGGCTTGGTTTGACGGATACCCTCAAGACACCGCTAAACACGATGGACTTACCCCGCTGGCATATTGCCAAGCTCAGCCACCGGCCGGGGTGGGTTGGCGAGGCGTCGCAGGCTGAAGGCCAGTGCGTTCACTTTGGAACGCCCAAGGATTTCATCAAATCGCCTCTACTCGCTTGAGCAACTACCTTCATTTCAGCGATCTCTTTTGCCCTACTTTCGGCTTCACCAGCTTCAAATCGTTTTGCGAATGATTCAAACCCTGGAAAGCCAGAGGCTTCTTCTTTTTTCATCGAATAGAACAAAAGAAGCGCTGCTCTCCGCACCGTTGCGTCCTGTTGTCGCCACCAAACCAGCTCAACAAGTCCATCCTTACCCTTCGACCAAAGCGACACAACTCCGAGGACTCCAGTAATGCTGTCGCTTTTGGATAAAGCATAATCCATAGAAGTAAAAACCTCGTCTGGTTGATCGTCCACGGGGTGTTTATCGAGACGCATTTTGGCATCCATGATGAATCGAACACAGTCAGATGCCTTGACCTCACTTGGTGCATTACGGCCACTAGACTTAGCAAGCTGTGTGAACACCAAGAGAGCACCAACAAGAATGTAGGTTTTCATGGAAAGGTAGGAGGTTGTGGCCTTTTTGCCTGGCAGATGCTTGTTGTGTAACCAGTTGTTCATGGTCTGGAGGTAGAAGGTGCGCAGATAGTCAGGCTTTGTCTTGCTGCCGCTTCAGGTCCGCCCAGAACGAATCTATCTCCCATGGTTTCGGAAAATTTTGCCAGCGCGTCTCATACAAAACCTCATGACTAACCCTTTCAGGCAAAAGATTTGCGTCTCCGAAATAGCCATAGCATTTTAGTTCTTCATCGAACTCAAAAGCTTCAAGAATTAGCAAGTTAAGAAGATCAGTAAAAGAAGTCGCAATAATTGGGGCTTGTGGGGTCCCAAACGTATCGTAATACACTCTGTAGCATCGACCAAGAAATCTCTGTGAAAGATCAATGACGATAGTCGCACCAACTTCGTCGAGAGTAGCGATGATATATTGATCTTTCGCTATTCCATTCTTCAAGAGATCTTTTCGATGCGACGCATGCCACAAATGGTCGCTGTAATCCGCCCGGATAAACTCATCTGGCCGAACGAGCCTGTATCGGTAGGGATCTTTGGGTAAATAGTAAAGCCCGCTGCATAATGTATAAAATTCGATCAAATCTGCGGGATATCCATTGTCTTCAAGTGGCTGGGGCACCTTGGTCGGAGGCCCACACGATGATGTGTGAGACCCTTCCTTTCTATCTTTCAGAACGATTTCAACAAGTTCACAAATAGTTTTCATCTTCCGCAAAGCTGGATGTTCCATTTCAACGACCAATGCCCCACCTCAAGCCAGTAAGTTTTCAGAAGGAATTCGATCTTGTTCGCAGGACAACGTAGTCGCAACTGCTCATTACAAAACGCTTCAGGAAAAGATGCCAGGCAAGACTGTATCCGACCAAGCGAAAAGTCTTTTTTGTGAGCATCAAAGTGGTTCAATCCTATGGAACAGGTGCCCTCGGAAAGTTCAATTTGGCCCCAGGTTCTGGCACCACACCACCAGCGGGAACCGACTGACCATAATGAAAAAACACTCTCAATCCATACTCCGTGCCCTCGCGGTATTCATCGCTGTGTGCTCCGCGTCTTGTGACAAGCAGACAGAACAAACGGCAGCGGCGGCTTCATCGAAGAAGACTCCGACAATAACCAGCATGCCAGCCAACCTGACGCCTGCGGATGGCGGAGCCAAATTGCCAGAGGTCAGGACGGCTTGGAAACAAGCTGCCAGCGTGAGTATCCTGTGGACCGATGGGAATGCAGAGGCAGCCAAACGTCAATTGTCCGAGTTGGTCGAACTGCATCAAGGGGTGTCTGAAACTCCCGCCTACGAGAACGCTCTCGTCTCTGCTGACTGTGAGGTGAAACTGTACAACAGCATTGTGCCCGGCCTGATCAGCGGCCATTTGTCGCCAGACGAAGCGCGATCTCTGCTGGCTTCAATCGCATCCAATCGATTTAGCAGGTCTTCACTGATCACCATGCTAAAGACGAGTGCTCCTGATTCCAAACAAGCACGCGCCTTGGTCGCAGAGTTGCAGAGCGGAAAACCCGTGAATCTGATTGAGGCAAGCAATGCTTTTTTGCTAGAACAGGACGCTAACCTGCTATTGGGGCCTACTCCAGATACACTTGGCGAATTTTTAGACAAGCCGAACGCTGCCCGTGCTCTCCAATACCATGCACTGACGTCCGTAAAGCTCGATGTGGCCGGTGTGATTGCTGCCTATGCTTCCGCCGGAGGTAATCTGCATGCAGACGATGCGGCGGTAACGGCCGGCCTTCTGGAGAAAGTGCCGAAACTGATCAACGCCCCAGGATTGCTATCGAATCGTCCGATTAGTGCGGATGACGTGGTTCACTTTCTCAAAAAATGGCGCAATGGCAGCTTCGTGAAGTGATCGGCTTGCAACGTCAAGGGAGCCAACTCTAGAACTTGCACAGGTACTCGACTCCGCATCACTACCCACCGCAGTAATGCTCCGCCCGAGCCGGGCACAACCCGCTGATTCACGCACGCCCTAAGCCCCAAAGAACACGCGTTCGGCGGTTTTGCCGAGCATGGCGGCTTTTTCGCTGGGGGTGAGGAAGTCGAGGTGGTCGCGGATGAGGGCGATGGAGTCTTT
This window of the Prosthecobacter dejongeii genome carries:
- the kdsA gene encoding 3-deoxy-8-phosphooctulonate synthase, whose amino-acid sequence is MLSLPVVKVGSVPVDGTQPLFILGPCVIESEEFIWDVAEKLGAIANSLRLKWVFKASYDKANRSAISSYRGLGVEKGCRILAEIGAKLGVPVTTDVHSPEEAKIAAEHIDLLQIPAFLSRQTDLILTAGETGRAVNVKKGQFMAPWDVKNIAEKLVSVGCENFLFTERGTTFGYQNLVTDMRSLYWMRELGYRVIFDATHSVQRPGGLGTTTGGDGKLAPVLARAAVAAGCDGVFMETHPNPAKALSDGPNQVPMSDIAHVVEKLRRIHSLVTEDS